Proteins encoded in a region of the Sphingomonas jaspsi DSM 18422 genome:
- a CDS encoding S8 family serine peptidase gives MESALVELFHEGAPDDVVPVIIRLHPGQQMPAAVRAVASFGLIHTARILRSDIFAVRDLVASMKKPQDYTAATAGDEEEVGFDDLTVLTSDHRRSPDMPTGRGVVLCHLDWGLDFTHPAFRNSDGSTRLVALWDQAGRYDPARPNIYGFGRIHSRADINAALATPDPFRALGYRWWSSDSGRGSHGTHTLGIAGGSALPDIPAGYAPGADLLFVDLSTRTPAGPQPLGNSTDLLEGIDFADRCAGDRCLVVNASLGRQAGQHDGLTLTEQALDYFLTRRTGRAMTMSCGNYRNKHAHTHLLMTPGERRSLTLQLAAGQRKAELDIWYSRNDRLRIGCTGPDGLATTPLDPGGTSDLTNGHRIVGRLYHRGDDPNNGDRQVSLFLHGDAPAGAYTMTFEALSIGDGRVHAWVERDPAGAARLRFSDSDDDPRSTVGTICNGFATIAVAAYDAHQPDRPPGPFSSQSPTRDGRTSTPRVAAPGVKVLGPRSTPHSGGAAPSATRMSGTSMAAPAVAGTIAMLFDCAGRPLSIDDVSALVVETADPVAESDRERLGAGYLNPAAAIAACRSLPVRAALPIPRQPPLSPRPQFRVPHMQEAIMSSQEEFEQTGEGHVCDSDSELEMADDEQFATDEEFFATMEGDEAELDEAESLAEGSDALGDGYRRRGGWGGGLPFQFQIPIGGSGGLGIGVPIGGRNSPFSIGIPLGGTTPPAPAAGPTTIVNPGQVVVQPGAPGTVVTMPTPLDQPIVTALDLPQDPVSTATELAVAEAELGEDADFDTDAEQADAEADAAMLEEAGRIAALQQEWALDDYREVDARYEAEQLIQAAESLEAVPEGSDALCRMLGERVGTGNAESEGEASTSLYELFSRVRHGEESGLRLLGRAARIILSPGAALDERRPRRGDIMLRMFPGQRFVQLSVVASPELISLDRLGQRGLQPEGRGDPLPGRYVQVVEAWPMRRTQDEGFARRLTNAADIVSLDTMILRLMPEGYVGGDSDGEDDPAHPRLAPGAHGPDVVALQRRLNELHQRREAAGMPGLANMPLAEDGQYGPRLQAAVQSMQRLAPPAMVPSPSGIMDEGSWRALAFLEAAQSIASVAGQVRSQARNVARAVGIPTGTSAGQETVEHVPLLASHRGTSPDLLLRWNDMPAGTSRVDVVVHLHGFSGHGAAMRIDRDKLPISGLDFFDPDHPGSTGRTAPTLCIMPRGNYYGGRTHMGYDFPALFASGAFNALIRFALERFAASAGIANAQPGRVILTGHSGGGAAIMRLLAENDPDEIYCFDALYNNPAPLIRWAQDRLSSGRGATSALRIMFREGEGTARNSHAVAAAIAPALAGHPDLAARFRAEPVPVQHNDIPRRFGWRLLADATADLGLGQPRAPRRQTPHDAADGGFEFDMDTDGPSEGLAQAEVDRLARCTFSDSAGLERFFTQAGGFADWFNRTLSGHGPFVRPGRGGVLRVPTGDEARERFRRFWDRLDLAYRQPSISLLEFASLMAIVLNETDGNFAGRTESSGRGGGGRTDSRGHHRGLAYFFDRIELRPGHFKASYNRLSGGRTAGSLFNDPVYIRAHGSLGGADRFAHHGDDDNGVWNGDQYPADHVPTDEHVADTAFIREADFYKFRGRGIIQTTGRPAYLRLVQTVKTYRGSNPVLTALASAWAAMSDQDACTASTNAQWEQLFALPETLGMAFALHSPGYRIMSRQADILNAVPAPGHRGQAGSIFLMGRRISGSADYGAHLYRDRVVGLLRGMLQLPLDASASAAPPTVPARPSSQERPRQETDPQPATSAARPGHRLASVRPQGRATPPDEATARSQWDAHPRVHHHFHNQFDTYFDMAPKFAARGVADAAAYLADNMTELNFMGHRTPGHRGFVAPLAEAEAMLRGHQVTPPVTSFWSLNVRTMRDNASLSLHSLGLAFDINPRTNPHIQRAWHDEFAVIHAVTGVDLLRTRDPARLRAASDQFSRDFNSQWVATQTDPAIVRALRNRRTLERLQGWATTGLCTLDLALIEAFLAVGLRWGGQWNQSKDFMHFELP, from the coding sequence GTGGAAAGCGCTCTGGTCGAACTGTTCCATGAAGGCGCACCGGATGATGTCGTACCGGTCATCATCCGGCTGCACCCGGGACAGCAGATGCCGGCGGCGGTTCGCGCCGTCGCCAGCTTCGGCCTGATCCACACGGCCCGCATCCTGCGCAGCGACATTTTCGCGGTCCGCGACCTCGTCGCCAGCATGAAAAAGCCGCAGGATTATACGGCCGCCACGGCGGGCGATGAGGAAGAAGTCGGGTTCGACGACCTGACGGTGCTGACGTCCGACCACCGCCGATCGCCCGACATGCCGACCGGGCGCGGGGTGGTGCTCTGCCATCTCGACTGGGGCCTGGACTTCACCCACCCTGCCTTTCGCAACTCGGACGGCAGCACCCGCCTCGTCGCCTTGTGGGACCAGGCGGGTCGATACGATCCGGCGCGGCCCAACATTTACGGCTTCGGGCGGATCCACAGCCGCGCCGACATCAACGCGGCGCTGGCGACGCCCGATCCGTTTCGCGCGCTCGGCTATCGCTGGTGGAGTTCGGACAGCGGTCGCGGCAGCCACGGCACCCACACGCTCGGCATCGCCGGCGGCTCGGCGCTGCCCGACATCCCGGCAGGCTACGCGCCCGGCGCCGACCTGTTGTTCGTCGACCTGTCGACCCGCACCCCGGCCGGCCCGCAGCCGCTGGGCAACTCCACCGACCTGCTGGAAGGCATCGATTTCGCCGACCGGTGTGCCGGCGATCGCTGCCTCGTGGTCAATGCCAGCCTGGGCCGCCAGGCCGGCCAGCATGACGGGCTGACGCTGACCGAACAGGCGCTGGACTATTTCCTCACCCGCCGCACAGGCCGGGCGATGACGATGAGTTGCGGCAACTACCGCAACAAGCATGCCCACACCCACCTGCTCATGACGCCGGGCGAACGGCGCAGCCTCACCCTCCAGCTGGCAGCAGGGCAGCGCAAGGCGGAACTCGACATCTGGTATTCGCGCAATGACCGGTTGCGGATCGGCTGCACGGGGCCTGACGGGCTGGCGACGACACCGCTTGACCCGGGCGGAACGTCCGACCTCACCAATGGCCATCGAATCGTTGGCCGGCTGTACCATCGCGGCGACGACCCCAACAACGGCGACCGGCAAGTGTCGCTGTTCCTTCATGGCGATGCGCCCGCCGGAGCCTACACCATGACGTTCGAAGCGCTGTCGATCGGCGATGGCCGGGTCCACGCCTGGGTAGAACGCGATCCCGCGGGGGCCGCGCGGCTGCGCTTTTCCGATTCCGACGACGACCCCCGCAGCACGGTCGGCACGATCTGCAACGGGTTCGCGACGATTGCGGTTGCGGCCTATGACGCGCACCAGCCGGACCGGCCTCCCGGGCCTTTTTCCAGCCAGAGCCCGACGCGCGACGGGCGCACGTCGACGCCGCGCGTGGCGGCACCCGGCGTCAAGGTGCTCGGCCCCCGATCGACACCGCACAGCGGCGGCGCAGCGCCTTCGGCGACACGCATGTCGGGAACCAGCATGGCCGCACCGGCCGTCGCCGGGACCATCGCCATGCTGTTCGATTGCGCGGGCCGACCGCTCAGCATCGATGATGTCAGTGCGCTGGTGGTCGAGACCGCCGATCCGGTCGCGGAATCCGACCGCGAACGGCTCGGCGCCGGATATCTCAATCCCGCGGCCGCCATCGCCGCCTGCCGGTCGCTGCCGGTCCGCGCGGCCCTTCCCATCCCGCGGCAGCCGCCGCTCAGTCCCCGCCCGCAATTCCGGGTGCCCCACATGCAGGAGGCCATCATGTCCAGCCAGGAAGAATTCGAGCAGACCGGCGAAGGCCATGTTTGCGACAGCGACAGCGAACTGGAGATGGCCGACGACGAACAATTCGCCACCGACGAAGAATTTTTCGCGACCATGGAGGGAGACGAAGCCGAACTCGACGAAGCGGAATCGCTCGCCGAAGGCAGTGACGCGTTAGGCGACGGCTACCGCCGACGGGGCGGGTGGGGCGGCGGCCTGCCGTTCCAGTTCCAGATCCCCATCGGCGGATCGGGCGGCCTGGGCATCGGCGTCCCCATCGGCGGGCGCAACAGCCCCTTCTCGATCGGCATACCGCTCGGCGGAACCACCCCGCCCGCGCCGGCGGCAGGGCCCACCACGATCGTCAACCCCGGCCAGGTGGTCGTCCAGCCCGGCGCACCGGGAACCGTCGTGACCATGCCGACGCCTCTCGACCAGCCGATCGTGACCGCGCTCGACCTGCCGCAGGACCCCGTGTCGACCGCCACCGAACTGGCCGTCGCCGAGGCCGAGCTGGGCGAGGATGCGGATTTCGACACCGATGCAGAACAAGCCGATGCCGAAGCCGACGCGGCAATGCTGGAAGAGGCCGGGCGGATCGCGGCGCTGCAGCAGGAATGGGCACTCGACGACTATCGCGAGGTCGACGCGCGCTACGAGGCCGAACAGCTGATCCAGGCGGCGGAAAGCCTGGAGGCCGTGCCCGAAGGCAGCGATGCGCTCTGCCGCATGCTGGGCGAGCGTGTCGGCACCGGCAATGCCGAGAGCGAGGGCGAAGCGTCGACCTCGCTTTACGAGCTCTTCTCGCGCGTTCGGCACGGCGAGGAATCCGGCCTGCGCCTGCTCGGCCGGGCGGCGCGGATCATCCTGTCGCCGGGCGCGGCGCTCGACGAACGTCGCCCGCGGCGCGGCGACATCATGCTGCGCATGTTCCCGGGGCAACGCTTCGTCCAGCTATCGGTGGTGGCTAGCCCCGAACTGATCAGTCTCGACCGACTCGGCCAGCGTGGCTTGCAGCCTGAAGGCCGGGGCGACCCGCTACCGGGACGCTACGTCCAGGTGGTCGAGGCGTGGCCGATGCGGCGGACCCAGGACGAAGGATTTGCCCGGCGGCTGACCAATGCCGCTGACATCGTGTCGCTCGACACGATGATCCTGCGGCTGATGCCGGAAGGCTATGTCGGCGGGGACAGCGACGGCGAAGACGACCCGGCCCACCCCCGCCTCGCGCCCGGAGCGCACGGGCCCGACGTCGTCGCGCTGCAACGGCGACTGAACGAACTTCACCAGCGGCGCGAAGCGGCCGGCATGCCCGGCCTTGCCAACATGCCGCTGGCCGAGGACGGCCAATATGGCCCGCGGCTGCAGGCGGCGGTCCAGTCGATGCAGCGGCTTGCGCCGCCGGCAATGGTGCCAAGCCCGAGCGGGATCATGGACGAAGGAAGCTGGCGCGCGCTGGCCTTCCTGGAGGCCGCCCAGTCGATCGCCAGCGTTGCGGGACAGGTCCGCAGCCAGGCAAGGAATGTGGCTCGTGCGGTCGGCATCCCGACCGGGACCAGCGCCGGACAGGAAACGGTCGAACATGTGCCGCTGCTGGCATCGCACCGGGGAACGTCGCCCGACCTGCTGTTGCGCTGGAACGACATGCCGGCGGGCACCAGCCGGGTCGACGTGGTGGTGCACCTCCATGGCTTTTCGGGTCATGGCGCGGCGATGCGGATCGACCGCGACAAGTTGCCGATCAGCGGACTCGATTTCTTCGATCCCGATCACCCTGGCTCTACCGGGCGCACGGCGCCGACGCTCTGCATCATGCCGCGCGGCAATTATTACGGCGGGCGAACCCACATGGGCTATGATTTTCCCGCGCTGTTCGCGAGCGGGGCGTTCAATGCGCTGATCCGCTTCGCGCTCGAACGGTTCGCGGCGTCCGCAGGTATCGCCAATGCACAGCCGGGGCGGGTGATCCTGACCGGGCATTCGGGCGGCGGCGCGGCGATCATGCGGCTGCTGGCCGAGAATGACCCGGACGAGATTTACTGCTTCGACGCGCTCTACAACAATCCCGCGCCGCTGATCCGCTGGGCGCAGGATCGGCTGTCGTCCGGGCGGGGCGCGACGTCGGCGTTGCGCATCATGTTCCGCGAAGGCGAAGGCACCGCGCGAAACAGTCACGCGGTGGCGGCGGCGATTGCGCCGGCGCTGGCCGGACACCCCGATCTCGCGGCGCGTTTCCGTGCTGAGCCGGTGCCGGTCCAGCACAACGACATTCCGCGCCGGTTCGGCTGGCGATTGTTGGCCGATGCTACCGCCGATCTCGGCCTCGGCCAGCCTCGCGCGCCGCGCCGCCAGACGCCGCATGACGCGGCCGACGGCGGGTTCGAATTTGACATGGATACGGACGGCCCCTCGGAAGGCCTGGCCCAGGCCGAGGTCGACCGGCTGGCGCGCTGCACCTTCAGCGACAGCGCGGGTCTGGAGCGATTTTTCACACAGGCCGGCGGCTTTGCCGACTGGTTCAACCGCACCTTGTCCGGCCATGGACCGTTCGTGCGGCCGGGCCGGGGCGGCGTCCTGCGCGTGCCGACCGGGGACGAGGCGAGGGAGCGCTTCCGCCGCTTCTGGGACCGGCTCGACCTCGCCTATCGCCAGCCGTCGATCAGCCTGCTCGAGTTCGCATCCCTGATGGCGATCGTGCTGAACGAGACCGACGGTAACTTCGCCGGCCGCACCGAATCCAGCGGGCGCGGTGGCGGGGGGCGAACCGATTCACGCGGCCATCATCGCGGACTGGCCTATTTCTTCGATCGCATCGAACTGCGTCCGGGCCACTTCAAGGCCAGCTACAATCGGCTGAGCGGCGGGCGCACCGCGGGGTCGTTGTTCAACGATCCGGTCTACATCCGCGCCCATGGCTCGCTCGGCGGCGCAGATCGCTTCGCGCATCACGGCGACGACGACAACGGCGTGTGGAACGGCGACCAATATCCGGCCGACCATGTGCCGACCGACGAGCATGTTGCCGACACCGCCTTCATCCGCGAAGCCGACTTCTACAAGTTCCGCGGCCGCGGGATCATCCAGACGACCGGCAGGCCGGCCTATCTGCGGCTGGTCCAGACGGTGAAGACCTACCGTGGCAGCAATCCCGTGCTGACGGCGCTGGCGTCGGCGTGGGCCGCTATGTCCGATCAGGACGCCTGCACCGCCAGCACCAATGCCCAGTGGGAACAGTTGTTCGCGCTGCCCGAAACGCTGGGCATGGCTTTTGCCCTCCATTCCCCCGGCTACCGCATCATGAGCCGGCAGGCCGACATCCTCAATGCCGTCCCAGCGCCCGGCCATCGCGGGCAGGCCGGTTCGATCTTCCTCATGGGGCGGCGGATCAGCGGTAGCGCCGACTATGGCGCACACCTCTATCGCGACCGGGTAGTCGGCCTGCTCCGCGGGATGCTGCAGCTACCGCTCGACGCGTCGGCAAGCGCCGCGCCGCCGACGGTTCCTGCCCGGCCCTCGTCTCAGGAAAGGCCGAGGCAGGAAACCGATCCGCAGCCCGCAACGAGTGCTGCGCGACCGGGACATCGCCTCGCCAGCGTCAGGCCGCAAGGACGTGCGACACCGCCCGACGAAGCGACAGCACGCAGCCAATGGGATGCCCATCCGCGGGTCCATCACCATTTCCACAACCAGTTCGACACCTATTTCGACATGGCGCCGAAATTCGCCGCGCGCGGGGTGGCGGATGCCGCGGCCTACCTCGCCGACAATATGACAGAACTGAATTTCATGGGGCATCGGACGCCGGGCCACCGTGGCTTCGTCGCGCCGCTTGCCGAGGCGGAGGCGATGCTGCGCGGACATCAGGTGACGCCGCCCGTGACCTCCTTCTGGTCATTGAACGTGCGCACCATGCGCGACAACGCCTCGCTCAGCCTGCATTCGTTGGGCTTGGCGTTCGACATCAACCCTCGCACCAACCCGCACATCCAAAGGGCGTGGCACGACGAATTCGCCGTCATCCATGCGGTGACCGGCGTCGACCTGTTGCGCACCCGCGATCCGGCGCGACTGCGCGCGGCAAGCGACCAGTTCAGCCGCGACTTCAACAGCCAGTGGGTAGCGACGCAGACCGATCCCGCGATCGTCCGCGCCCTGCGCAACCGTCGCACGCTCGAACGGCTGCAGGGCTGGGCCACCACCGGCCTGTGCACGCTCGACCTTGCCCTGATCGAAGCCTTCCTCGCGGTCGGGCTTCGGTGGGGCGGTCAGTGGAACCAGTCGAAAGACTTCATGCACTTCGAACTGCCTTGA
- a CDS encoding peptidoglycan-binding protein, which translates to MAMISEILRPYLTPLAQTGQGGDAAANIRWLQSALNRVSNAGLTVDGVAGPRTRAAVQAFQREQGLTPDGVAGPLTMAALRRALEGQPQDRPPSLPDGGPPACRGLPKRQELDGFAFGQARLEPQHLPVIDQIAACLVASLASSTPVTRLTVIGHTDPVGDDQANDALGLRRATAVADAIRARMTQWGAPATAVAFEVSSRGEREQVPGDPAHNRRVEVVAPFAYPQVQPIPPIPPIWPIPPIPPVPPFRSLLDPPRWGPLLARAFDASTVIRTGNAVRHLVDAENPAHAALAGYDAMVAAIRSASGGDAFIYLLGWICIDDFDMITCDPTSKLAVLLSDAARRGVQVRAIFWDPAVHMRTHIAQNNASARRIRSLPGGAAIIDGEHLSLGTHHQKLLVVGGGEGGLVGFTGGLDVNSDRILPSTIVCSATGGRPPVMDMLDADPESMSGGGGNPLHDVHCRVEGPGAFDLLHTFIRRWDHHPDSRAIEARMPLRGRSQGVPAAIAEPIPPTKSSTGKSCSVAVGRTFNPRRGSGMPCERNIQRGLIAAIDHAQRFIYMEDQYLINPDAARHLRAALARIDHLTIVLSASDINSDTPCIWTYRRDFVDELTSGLSPAQAAKVRLFQLVSPPVPAAPPPCSTSGRSFTPTFGRHTYVHAKCWVFDDELAVIGSANCNRRGWQHDSEIDAFIFDDSAPRRRGELTFAQKMRMDLWSEHLDRPASTFEDGVASASAWLSPGTSARVLRYCPNDGSDIGEFKCGLIRDRVVDPPAACG; encoded by the coding sequence ATGGCCATGATTAGCGAAATCCTCCGCCCCTATCTGACGCCGCTGGCGCAGACGGGCCAAGGCGGCGATGCGGCGGCGAACATTCGCTGGCTGCAGAGCGCGCTCAACCGGGTCAGCAATGCCGGGTTGACCGTCGACGGCGTCGCCGGACCGCGCACGCGTGCCGCGGTACAGGCCTTTCAGCGCGAACAGGGGCTGACCCCCGACGGTGTTGCCGGTCCTTTGACGATGGCGGCATTACGCAGGGCCTTGGAAGGACAGCCGCAGGACCGTCCGCCGTCGCTGCCGGACGGTGGCCCACCGGCCTGCCGCGGCCTGCCGAAGCGTCAGGAACTGGACGGCTTCGCTTTCGGCCAGGCGCGCCTTGAACCGCAGCACCTGCCGGTGATCGACCAGATTGCGGCCTGCCTGGTCGCAAGCCTTGCGAGCTCGACCCCGGTAACCCGGCTGACCGTGATCGGTCATACCGATCCGGTCGGCGACGACCAGGCCAACGACGCGCTGGGCCTGCGCCGGGCGACGGCGGTCGCCGACGCGATCAGGGCGCGCATGACGCAATGGGGCGCACCCGCGACGGCCGTCGCGTTCGAGGTTTCAAGTCGGGGCGAGCGTGAGCAGGTGCCGGGCGATCCCGCGCACAACCGCCGGGTCGAGGTCGTCGCCCCGTTTGCTTATCCGCAAGTCCAGCCGATCCCGCCAATTCCACCGATCTGGCCGATCCCGCCGATCCCGCCGGTTCCGCCGTTCCGATCGCTGCTCGATCCGCCGCGCTGGGGGCCGCTGCTGGCCCGCGCCTTCGACGCCAGTACCGTCATCCGCACCGGCAATGCCGTTCGCCACCTGGTCGACGCGGAAAATCCGGCGCACGCCGCGCTGGCCGGCTACGACGCGATGGTCGCCGCGATCCGATCGGCAAGCGGGGGCGACGCGTTCATCTACCTCTTGGGTTGGATCTGCATCGACGACTTCGACATGATCACCTGCGACCCGACCAGCAAGCTGGCGGTCCTGCTGTCCGACGCCGCGCGCCGCGGCGTGCAGGTGCGGGCTATCTTCTGGGACCCGGCGGTGCACATGCGCACGCACATCGCGCAGAACAATGCCTCGGCCCGCCGCATCCGATCGCTTCCTGGCGGCGCGGCGATTATCGACGGCGAGCACCTCAGCCTTGGCACCCACCACCAGAAATTGCTGGTAGTCGGCGGGGGCGAGGGCGGCCTCGTCGGCTTCACCGGCGGGCTGGACGTCAACAGCGACCGTATCCTGCCGTCGACCATCGTCTGTTCGGCCACGGGCGGGCGGCCGCCGGTCATGGACATGCTCGACGCCGATCCGGAAAGCATGAGCGGCGGGGGCGGCAATCCGCTGCACGACGTCCACTGCCGGGTCGAAGGCCCGGGCGCGTTCGACCTGCTGCACACCTTCATCCGCCGCTGGGACCATCATCCCGACAGCCGCGCGATCGAAGCCCGCATGCCGCTGCGCGGGCGTAGCCAAGGCGTGCCTGCAGCCATTGCCGAACCGATCCCGCCAACCAAGAGCTCGACGGGAAAAAGCTGTTCGGTTGCGGTCGGGCGGACCTTCAACCCGCGGCGCGGGTCGGGGATGCCGTGCGAGCGCAATATCCAGCGCGGGCTGATCGCCGCGATCGATCATGCGCAGCGCTTCATCTATATGGAGGACCAATATCTCATCAATCCGGACGCGGCCCGCCACCTCAGGGCGGCGCTGGCGCGGATCGACCATTTGACGATCGTGCTGTCGGCCAGCGACATCAACAGCGATACGCCCTGCATCTGGACCTATCGACGCGATTTCGTCGATGAGCTGACGTCGGGCCTGTCGCCGGCGCAGGCGGCCAAGGTGAGGTTGTTCCAGCTGGTCAGCCCGCCGGTTCCCGCTGCCCCGCCGCCTTGTTCGACCAGCGGCCGTAGCTTCACGCCGACCTTCGGGCGGCACACCTACGTCCATGCCAAATGCTGGGTGTTCGACGACGAACTGGCGGTTATCGGGTCGGCCAACTGCAATCGGCGCGGCTGGCAGCATGACAGCGAAATCGACGCCTTCATCTTCGACGACAGCGCACCGCGCCGCCGGGGTGAACTCACCTTCGCGCAGAAGATGCGGATGGACTTGTGGTCCGAACATCTCGACCGCCCCGCCAGCACATTCGAAGACGGCGTCGCCAGCGCGTCGGCCTGGCTGTCGCCGGGCACCAGCGCGCGCGTCCTTCGCTATTGCCCCAACGACGGAAGCGACATCGGCGAATTCAAGTGCGGGCTCATCCGCGACCGCGTCGTCGACCCGCCCGCTGCCTGCGGCTGA
- the acs gene encoding acetate--CoA ligase, protein MMAAVYPVPQRWSEEALINADRYADMYARSIGDPDSFWRDEARRIDWIRPFTTVKQTSFDEADFGIRWFGDGTLNLSANCLDRHLAEWGDATAIIWEPDDPADEVRRISYRELHRDVCRFANALKAAGAKKGDRITLYLPMVPEAAVAMLACARIGAIHSVVFGGFSPEALAGRIVDCDSTIVVTADEGLRGGKAVPLKANVDAALHHCTSVSRVIMLERTGSDVPMTAGRDVRWSDAIAAVSDDCPAEEMNAEDPLFILYTSGSTGKPKGVLHTTGGYAVWASMTHEYVFDYRRKADGSAPVYWCTADVGWVTGHSYIVYGPLANGATTLMFEGVPNYPDASRFWQVIDKHQVEIFYTAPTALRALMREGDDYVTRSSRTSLKLLGTVGEPINPEAWEWYHRVVGEERCPIVDTWWQTETGGVMISPLPGAIATKPGSATLPMFGVRPMLLTGEGEVLDGAADGCLVIADSWPGQMRTVYGDHERFFQTYFSTFPGYYFTGDGCRRDEDGYYWITGRIDDVINVSGHRMGTAEIESALVAHKDVAEAAVVGMPHDIKGQGIYAYVTLNAGLDGDDALRRELVQWVRKEIGPIASPDVIQFAPGLPKTRSGKIMRRILRKIAENDTASLGDTSTLADPSVVDHLLANRPTNGAA, encoded by the coding sequence GTGATGGCCGCGGTTTATCCGGTTCCGCAGCGCTGGTCTGAAGAGGCGCTGATCAATGCCGACCGCTACGCCGACATGTATGCGCGCTCGATCGGCGATCCCGACTCCTTCTGGCGCGACGAAGCGCGGCGGATCGACTGGATCCGCCCCTTCACGACGGTCAAGCAGACGAGTTTCGACGAGGCTGATTTCGGCATCCGCTGGTTCGGCGACGGAACGCTCAACCTCAGCGCCAATTGCCTCGACCGTCACCTTGCCGAGTGGGGCGACGCCACCGCCATCATCTGGGAACCTGACGATCCAGCGGACGAAGTCCGGCGGATCAGTTATCGCGAATTGCACCGCGACGTCTGCCGCTTCGCCAATGCCTTGAAGGCCGCGGGTGCGAAGAAGGGCGACCGTATCACCCTTTACCTGCCGATGGTGCCGGAAGCGGCGGTGGCCATGCTCGCCTGCGCCCGCATCGGCGCGATCCATTCGGTGGTATTCGGCGGCTTTTCGCCCGAAGCCCTCGCTGGGCGGATCGTCGACTGCGATTCCACCATCGTGGTCACCGCCGACGAGGGGCTGCGCGGCGGCAAGGCGGTTCCATTGAAGGCCAATGTCGACGCCGCGCTTCACCACTGCACGTCGGTTTCGCGGGTGATCATGCTCGAACGGACGGGCAGCGACGTGCCGATGACGGCGGGTCGCGACGTGCGCTGGTCGGACGCGATCGCCGCCGTTTCCGACGATTGCCCGGCCGAGGAAATGAACGCGGAGGACCCGCTGTTCATCCTCTACACCTCGGGATCGACCGGCAAGCCCAAGGGGGTGCTGCATACCACCGGCGGCTATGCCGTCTGGGCCAGCATGACCCACGAATATGTGTTCGATTACCGGCGAAAGGCGGACGGCAGCGCCCCGGTCTACTGGTGCACCGCCGACGTCGGTTGGGTTACGGGGCACAGCTATATCGTCTACGGGCCGCTCGCGAATGGCGCGACGACCTTGATGTTCGAAGGCGTGCCCAACTACCCCGACGCCTCGCGCTTCTGGCAGGTGATCGACAAGCACCAGGTCGAGATTTTCTACACTGCGCCGACGGCCCTGCGCGCGCTGATGCGAGAAGGCGACGATTATGTGACGCGCAGCAGTCGCACGTCGCTCAAGCTGCTGGGCACCGTGGGCGAGCCGATCAATCCCGAAGCGTGGGAATGGTATCACCGCGTCGTCGGGGAAGAGCGCTGCCCGATCGTCGACACCTGGTGGCAGACCGAAACCGGCGGGGTGATGATCTCCCCCCTGCCCGGCGCGATCGCCACCAAGCCGGGCAGCGCGACGCTGCCGATGTTCGGCGTCAGGCCGATGCTGCTCACCGGTGAGGGGGAGGTGCTGGACGGCGCGGCCGACGGCTGCCTGGTCATCGCCGACAGCTGGCCGGGCCAGATGCGCACGGTCTACGGCGACCACGAACGCTTCTTCCAGACCTATTTCTCGACCTTCCCCGGCTATTATTTCACGGGCGACGGATGCCGCCGGGACGAGGACGGCTATTACTGGATCACGGGGCGCATCGACGACGTCATCAACGTCAGCGGTCACCGCATGGGCACCGCCGAGATCGAAAGCGCGCTGGTGGCGCACAAGGATGTGGCCGAGGCCGCGGTCGTCGGCATGCCGCACGACATCAAGGGCCAGGGCATCTACGCCTATGTCACGCTGAACGCCGGCCTCGACGGCGACGACGCGCTGCGGCGCGAACTGGTGCAATGGGTGCGCAAGGAAATCGGCCCGATCGCGTCACCAGACGTCATCCAGTTCGCCCCGGGCCTGCCCAAGACGCGCAGCGGCAAGATCATGCGGCGCATCCTGCGCAAGATCGCGGAGAACGACACCGCCAGTCTCGGCGACACGTCGACGCTGGCCGATCCTTCCGTGGTCGATCACCTGCTCGCCAATCGCCCCACGAACGGCGCGGCCTGA
- a CDS encoding NrsF family protein, with amino-acid sequence MMREFDDLIDQLAADAVAVKPMRTGTGRAMLAAVAAATIVSVEWAKGLRTDVAAMSPQPMLAVSLGLFAILAIAAGTSAVRMARPQVGAMQSGAPWALATMLLLPLAAIIALAANPALISGLEPHQGVRCLTTGLVAGSGTLVMLGLWLRNGAPVAVERSAWFAGLAAGAVGAIANSLECPVDAITHLGIWHVSEVIVGGLIGRLILPPLVRW; translated from the coding sequence ATGATGCGTGAGTTCGACGACCTGATCGACCAGCTGGCGGCCGATGCCGTCGCCGTGAAGCCGATGCGCACGGGCACCGGCCGAGCGATGCTGGCTGCGGTCGCGGCTGCGACCATCGTGTCGGTCGAATGGGCCAAGGGCCTGCGCACCGATGTCGCCGCCATGTCGCCGCAGCCGATGCTGGCGGTATCGCTCGGCCTGTTTGCCATCCTCGCCATCGCCGCCGGGACCAGCGCGGTCCGGATGGCCCGCCCGCAGGTCGGGGCGATGCAGAGCGGGGCGCCCTGGGCACTCGCTACGATGTTGTTGCTGCCGCTTGCCGCGATCATCGCGCTTGCCGCCAATCCGGCGCTGATTTCCGGGCTGGAACCGCATCAGGGCGTTCGTTGCCTGACCACCGGTTTGGTCGCCGGTAGCGGGACGCTGGTGATGCTCGGCCTGTGGCTGCGTAATGGCGCCCCGGTCGCGGTCGAACGATCGGCATGGTTCGCGGGTCTCGCCGCCGGCGCCGTCGGCGCGATCGCCAATTCGCTGGAATGCCCGGTCGACGCCATTACCCATCTGGGCATCTGGCATGTCAGCGAGGTTATCGTGGGCGGGCTGATCGGCCGCCTGATCCTGCCGCCGCTGGTGCGCTGGTAA